A single Paenibacillus sp. FSL R5-0517 DNA region contains:
- a CDS encoding M20/M25/M40 family metallo-hydrolase, producing the protein MIKQQRVIDQFMELVQIDSETKNEQNISKVLKEQFADLGLHVYEDDTMEQIGHGAGNLVITWEAEGTDGVAPIFFTCHMDTVTPGQSIKPELGEDGWIRSDGTTILGADDKAGIAALFEAIRVIQENKIPHGKIQFVITVGEESGLVGARAMNPKDIDAEFGYALDSNGAVGTICVAAPARAEIQMSIYGKSAHAGVNPEDGISAIQVAAKAIAAMKLGRIDDETTANIGKFQGGSALNVVCDFVQIEAEARSIVQEKVELQVAQMRDALETTCRKYGATAEFRSEILYPAFGFHDEHEVVQLAQRAIRSMGLETRTFASGGGSDANIFNGFGIPTANLAVGYEDIHTTKERIRAEDIVKLSQVVVAIIQETAAGKK; encoded by the coding sequence ATGATTAAACAACAACGTGTTATCGATCAGTTCATGGAACTGGTTCAGATTGATAGTGAAACGAAAAATGAACAGAACATCTCCAAGGTGCTTAAAGAGCAGTTTGCAGATCTCGGCCTTCATGTCTATGAGGACGACACCATGGAACAAATCGGACATGGTGCGGGAAATCTTGTCATTACCTGGGAGGCCGAAGGAACAGATGGTGTTGCACCGATCTTTTTCACATGTCATATGGACACCGTAACGCCGGGACAGAGCATTAAACCTGAACTGGGTGAAGATGGCTGGATTCGCAGTGATGGAACAACGATCCTGGGAGCAGATGACAAGGCAGGGATTGCGGCACTGTTCGAAGCGATTCGTGTGATTCAGGAGAACAAGATTCCACATGGTAAAATTCAATTCGTCATTACGGTGGGCGAAGAGTCTGGCCTGGTGGGCGCACGTGCCATGAATCCGAAGGATATCGATGCCGAATTCGGCTATGCGTTGGATTCCAACGGAGCTGTAGGGACGATCTGTGTAGCTGCACCGGCCAGAGCCGAAATCCAAATGAGCATCTATGGGAAGTCCGCACATGCGGGCGTGAACCCGGAAGACGGGATCAGCGCCATTCAGGTTGCTGCCAAAGCCATTGCAGCGATGAAGCTTGGACGAATTGATGATGAGACAACAGCAAACATTGGTAAATTCCAGGGTGGATCAGCACTCAACGTGGTATGTGACTTTGTACAGATTGAAGCGGAAGCTCGCAGTATTGTGCAAGAGAAAGTGGAATTGCAGGTAGCACAGATGCGTGATGCGCTCGAAACAACATGTCGCAAATACGGTGCAACGGCTGAATTCAGAAGTGAAATCCTTTATCCGGCATTTGGTTTCCATGATGAGCACGAAGTTGTGCAGCTTGCACAACGCGCCATCCGCAGTATGGGTCTCGAGACTCGTACGTTCGCTTCTGGTGGGGGCAGTGATGCCAACATCTTTAACGGATTTGGTATTCCAACCGCGAATCTGGCGGTAGGGTATGAGGATATTCATACAACCAAAGAACGTATTCGTGCCGAAGACATTGTGAAGTTGTCCCAAGTGGTGGTGGCAATTATTCAGGAAACGGCAGCTGGCAAGAAATAA
- a CDS encoding NUDIX hydrolase, whose amino-acid sequence MKSNQSAQSIHVAQPANPKLDEVTVSTKPIFEGKVISLQVDTVKLPNGETATREIIRHPGAVAVLALNGDRMLVVDQYRQAMGRTEVEIPAGKLDPGEEPEVAAARELREETGYVAKSLRHLRSFYTSPGFADEIIHLYIAEELEAGDMELDEDEFLEVSEITLEEAYALMDDNRISDAKTMMAVYAWDLYRTTGRF is encoded by the coding sequence ATGAAATCAAACCAATCTGCTCAATCCATCCACGTGGCGCAACCTGCCAATCCAAAACTAGATGAAGTGACCGTATCCACCAAGCCCATCTTCGAGGGGAAAGTGATTTCACTACAGGTCGATACGGTTAAACTGCCGAACGGTGAGACGGCTACACGTGAGATAATCCGGCACCCTGGAGCAGTAGCTGTACTCGCTCTGAATGGGGATCGCATGCTTGTAGTGGATCAGTATCGTCAAGCAATGGGGCGCACCGAAGTGGAGATTCCTGCGGGGAAACTGGACCCTGGAGAAGAGCCGGAAGTGGCTGCCGCACGTGAATTGCGAGAAGAGACGGGATATGTGGCCAAGTCGCTGCGTCATCTGCGTTCGTTCTACACCTCACCAGGGTTCGCAGATGAGATCATTCATCTATACATCGCTGAAGAGTTGGAAGCCGGAGATATGGAACTGGACGAAGATGAATTCCTTGAAGTATCCGAGATCACACTGGAGGAAGCCTACGCACTCATGGACGATAACCGGATTAGTGATGCCAAAACGATGATGGCTGTGTATGCGTGGGACCTCTACCGAACGACAGGACGGTTCTAG
- the mciZ gene encoding Z-ring formation inhibitor MciZ, with translation MNSYLTPKSVHVVGQARQVQLILKQWLHEWGPDAKLSDLLAGRKSMGH, from the coding sequence ATGAACAGTTATTTGACGCCTAAATCCGTACACGTGGTAGGACAAGCCCGGCAAGTACAGCTCATCCTTAAGCAATGGTTGCACGAGTGGGGACCAGATGCCAAATTAAGTGATCTGCTCGCTGGACGCAAATCAATGGGGCATTAA
- a CDS encoding endonuclease Q family protein yields MNDQLKTSTMWEPCYTDLHIHIGRTSRGEAVKISGSRDLTFENIAREASDRKGIHLLGVIDCHSPVVQMDIEQLLENGTMSEIEGGGIAYQDTTILLGTEIELREPEMREFHMLAYFRDLKTMKSFTDWMKRYMKNVNLSSQRVYVPALEMQAEIKARGGLIVPAHVFTPHKGIYGSTAPRMGDVLDTRLVDAVELGLSSDSSMASYIQELDRVPFLTNSDAHSLGKIGREYNELLIAAPSFDEFRMALQGEDGRSIAANYGLNPRLGKYHRTYCAACGSIMDEQAMSAERCPHCGSLKLVQGVLDRILAISDREIPHVPANRPAYHYQVPLEFIPGLGKAKLRQLLDHFGTEMNVLHRTHEEELAAVVGPVLAGLIVAARNGQLELSSGGGGTYGKVAVQERATE; encoded by the coding sequence ATGAATGACCAACTGAAAACGTCCACGATGTGGGAGCCTTGTTATACAGACCTGCATATTCACATCGGACGAACCTCTCGCGGCGAGGCCGTAAAAATCAGTGGCAGTCGCGATCTGACATTTGAGAACATTGCCCGGGAAGCATCGGATCGCAAAGGAATTCATTTGCTGGGTGTGATTGATTGTCATTCGCCGGTTGTACAGATGGATATCGAGCAATTGCTGGAGAACGGTACGATGTCCGAGATTGAGGGGGGCGGTATTGCCTACCAGGACACCACCATTCTGCTGGGTACAGAGATTGAGCTGCGCGAGCCTGAAATGCGCGAGTTCCATATGCTCGCATACTTCCGTGATCTGAAAACGATGAAGTCCTTCACGGACTGGATGAAACGTTATATGAAAAATGTGAATCTCAGTTCTCAGCGGGTATACGTGCCCGCTCTAGAGATGCAGGCCGAGATTAAGGCACGTGGTGGACTAATTGTGCCTGCACATGTATTTACACCGCATAAAGGCATCTATGGCAGTACAGCCCCCCGTATGGGCGATGTGCTGGATACCCGTCTTGTGGATGCGGTAGAGCTGGGGTTAAGCTCAGACTCATCCATGGCCAGTTATATTCAAGAGTTGGACCGTGTACCGTTCCTGACCAATTCGGATGCTCATTCACTTGGTAAGATTGGACGGGAGTATAACGAATTACTAATTGCTGCCCCTTCTTTTGATGAATTCCGTATGGCACTTCAAGGAGAAGATGGCAGGAGCATTGCTGCCAATTATGGACTGAATCCAAGGCTGGGCAAGTATCACCGTACCTACTGTGCAGCGTGTGGCAGTATCATGGATGAGCAAGCGATGTCGGCAGAGCGTTGCCCTCACTGTGGCAGTCTGAAGCTTGTTCAAGGGGTATTGGATCGCATTCTGGCCATCTCTGATCGGGAGATTCCTCATGTTCCTGCAAACAGACCCGCCTATCATTATCAGGTACCACTGGAGTTCATTCCGGGACTTGGCAAAGCAAAATTGCGCCAGTTACTGGACCATTTTGGTACAGAAATGAATGTGCTTCATCGTACGCATGAGGAAGAACTTGCTGCGGTTGTTGGACCTGTGCTGGCTGGCTTGATCGTGGCTGCGCGGAATGGGCAACTGGAATTGTCCTCCGGAGGTGGAGGAACGTATGGTAAAGTTGCTGTTCAGGAAAGAGCCACGGAGTGA
- the lipB gene encoding lipoyl(octanoyl) transferase LipB produces the protein MSKPLDVAYIPMLDYEEAWNRQKAIVQRLDEGEGAEQMLLLQHPPTYTIGSQNHPEHLLLSPEELREQGISLFQIDRGGDITYHGPGQLVGYPLLILGRDEDLDLHGYLRKLEQVLIDYLADQGIEAGRKEGYTGVWIGDMKIAAIGIKFNRCKHRRGFVTSHGFAFNISSGIQHAGFQGIVPCGIEQYGVTSLEDITGKSYTVEQVAREIVPYFNRIFPYQINWISEKEALQRL, from the coding sequence ATGAGCAAGCCGCTGGATGTTGCATACATACCGATGCTTGATTATGAAGAGGCTTGGAACCGCCAGAAAGCGATTGTGCAGCGATTGGACGAGGGCGAGGGAGCCGAGCAGATGCTGCTTTTACAACACCCGCCAACGTATACGATTGGTTCACAAAATCATCCGGAGCATCTGCTTCTCAGTCCGGAAGAATTGCGTGAGCAAGGGATTTCTTTGTTTCAGATTGATCGGGGCGGTGATATTACTTATCATGGCCCGGGCCAGTTGGTAGGTTACCCGTTATTGATTCTTGGTCGGGATGAAGACTTGGATCTACACGGATATTTGCGGAAACTTGAGCAGGTACTTATAGATTATCTCGCAGACCAAGGCATCGAAGCCGGACGCAAAGAGGGGTATACGGGTGTGTGGATCGGCGATATGAAGATTGCTGCGATCGGCATCAAGTTTAATCGCTGCAAACATCGCCGCGGTTTCGTGACCAGTCATGGGTTTGCTTTTAACATCAGCTCAGGCATTCAACATGCTGGTTTTCAGGGGATTGTTCCTTGTGGAATTGAGCAATATGGTGTTACTTCACTGGAGGATATCACGGGCAAGTCTTATACAGTGGAGCAGGTAGCACGCGAGATTGTTCCGTACTTTAATCGCATTTTTCCATATCAAATCAATTGGATTAGCGAAAAAGAAGCCCTTCAACGTCTGTAA
- the prli42 gene encoding stressosome-associated protein Prli42, translating to MQKKKWFKIIIYLMLIAMIGSTLFIALEPLLFG from the coding sequence ATGCAAAAAAAGAAATGGTTCAAAATCATCATCTATCTCATGCTGATCGCCATGATCGGGTCCACCCTTTTCATCGCTCTCGAACCGTTGCTGTTCGGATAG